In a single window of the Melanotaenia boesemani isolate fMelBoe1 chromosome 22, fMelBoe1.pri, whole genome shotgun sequence genome:
- the fermt1 gene encoding fermitin family homolog 1 — translation MITAAEYGETSWELSVQIDQKYGDESMKFKLRVKGDLHVGGLMLKLVEKIKAPQDWSDHALWWEQRKCWLLKTHWTLDKYGIQADADLRYTPQHKPLLLQLPNMKTIRMTVCFSSMVFGAVGEICKTLNIRRPEELSLLKPPDDLSKKKKKKDKNSAEEDLWDIGDFLNGVQVGTGPAHSKTMTATYDPENGMPMSSTSLWFGENPLAECQPNLPPAELAKMYQPLSYVDKAINNAGWLDSSRSLMEQDIQEDSKLLLRFKYNVFFDLNPKYDAVRITQLYEQARWSILLEEIDCTDEEMLMFASLQYHICKLTMSKETLDHSNEPEVDEVEAALFNLEATLESGHTEKILEDITDIPELADSLRLFRPKRLTLKPYKEYWFVFKDTTISYYKNKDSSSGEPIDQFHLRGCEVVPDVNVTDKKFGLKLLLPVADGMNEVYIRCDNENQYAKWKAACILASKGKTMAYSSYKSEVKKIQSFLQMKNMAPPPGQAAPDIEAMEMNAECFVSPRSARKHKTKQLTGRLLEAQQNISSLSLTEAKMRFIQAWQSLPDFGIKYYIVRFKGSKKDEILGISYNRLIRIDMSSGLPVTTWRFSNMKQWNVNWEIRQVSIEFDQNVLIAFCCVSCDCKVVHEFIGGYIFLSTRSKDQNETLDEDMFHKLTGGQE, via the exons ATGATCACAGCTGCAGAGTATGGAGAAACATCATGGGAGCTGTCTGTGCAAATTGACCAAAAATATGGAGATGAGTCCATGAAATTTAAACTAAGGGTGAAGGGAGACTTGCACGTTGGAGGCCTAATGCTGAAGTTGGTGGAGAAAATCA AGGCTCCTCAGGACTGGTCAGACCATGCGCTGTGGTGGGAGCAAAGGAAATGTTGGCTGCTCAAGACCCACTGGACTTTGGACAAATATGGAATTCAG GCTGATGCTGACTTGCGCTACACACCCCAGCACAAACCCTTGTTGCTGCAACTTCCCAACATGAAAACCATCAGGATGACTGTGTGCTTCTCCAGCATGGTCTTCGGTGCAGTAGGCGAAATCTGCAAAACACTAA ATATCAGAAGACCAGAGGAACTGTCCCTGCTCAAGCCTCCAGACGATCtctccaaaaagaaaaagaagaaagataagAACTCAGCTGAGGAAGACCTCTGGGACATCGGGGATTTTCTTAACGGGGTACAAGTAGGAACAG GCCCTGCACACAGCAAGACAATGACAGCAACCTACGATCCAGAGAATGGGATGCCCATGTCGTCCACCAGCCTTTGGTTTGGAGAAAACCCCCTTGCTGAGTGTCAGCCAAACCTGCCACCTGCTGAGCTGGCCAAGATGTACCAGCCGCTGTCATACGTGGATAAAGCAATCAACAATGCAGG GTGGCTGGACTCATCTCGTTCTCTCATGGAACAAGACATTCAGGAGGATAGCAAGCTATTGCTTCGATTCAAGTACAATGTCTTCTTTGATCTCAACCCTAAA TACGATGCTGTCAGGATAACCCAGCTGTACGAACAGGCTCGGTGGTCCATCCTGCTAGAGGAGATAGACTGCACTGATGAGGAAATGCTGATGTTTGCTTCATTACAG tATCACATTTGCAAACTGACCATGTCAAAGGAGACACTGGACCACTCCAATGAACCAGAAGTCGACGAAGTAGAAGCCGCCCTTTTTAACCTGGAGGCAACCCTCGAAAGCGGTCACACAGAAAAAATTCTG GAAGACATTACAGACATTCCAGAGCTGGCAGATTCCCTCCGGCTGTTTAG ACCCAAGAGACTGACCCTGAAGCCCTACAAAGAGTACTGGTTTGTTTTCAAGGACACCACCATCTCTTACTACAAGAACAAAGACTCCTCCAGTGGAGAGCCAATAGACCAGTTTCACCTCCGAG GCTGTGAGGTGGTCCCTGATGTTAACGTTACAGACAAGAAGTTTGGCCTCAAGCTCCTGCTCCCAGTGGCTGACGGCATGAATGAAGTGTACATCCGATGTGACAAT GAAAACCAGTATGCCAAGTGGAAAGCTGCATGCATCCTCGCCTCCAAAGGCAAGACGATGGCCTACAGCTCCTACAAATCAGAAGTAAAGAAGATCCAGTCCTTTCTGCAAATGAAGAACATGGCGCCCCCTCCTGGCCAGGCAGCTCCAGACATCGAGGCTATGGAGATGAACGCTGAATGTTTTGTCTCACCTCGCTCCGCCAGGAAGCACAAGACCAAGCAG CTAACAGGAAGACTCCTGGAGGCCCAGCAGAACATATCATCGCTGTCCTTAACGGAGGCCAAGATGCGCTTTATTCAGGCCTGGCAGTCCCTTCCAGACTTTGGTATAAAGTACTACATTGTCAG ATTTAAAGGGAGTAAGAAGGATGAAATTCTGGGGATCTCATATAACCGCCTGATCCGTATCGACATGTCCTCTGGCTTACCTGTCACCACATGGAGGTTTTCCAACATGAAGCAATGGAACGTCAACTGGGAGATAAGACAG GTGTCAATAGAATTTGACCAGAATGTGCTAATAGCCTTCTGCTGTGTGAGCTGTGACTGCAAAGTGGTCCATGAGTTCATCGGTGGTTACATCTTCCTCTCCACAAGATCTAAAGACCAGAACGAAACTCTAGACGAAGACATGTTCCATAAACTTACAGGAGGCCAAGAATGA